The region TTCGGCTATCTTGCAGACCACCTTTTCCCCATTTGCCAGGGTAGACTCGCGCACACGCTTCGTCCGCAGGCCAAGCTCTTTCTGCACCGCTTCGCTGATAACCAGGGTCTCCGCCCCGGTATCCACGATGGACCGTACCGTCGTTTCCCGGATTTCCGGTTCCGCCAGATGCCCGCGCTCAGCCGCACTTACATCACCCAGGTTTTTCAAGGTGATTTCTTCAAATACTGTTCCCATCATACTGCCTTCTTCTCCATTACGATTAGTATACCACACCGGGGGACCCCAGGCCAACGGCCGGACTTCCCCCATACCCCCCCTTTATGGAGCCGCCGTGCAAAATGCTTTAGTGGAAAATTATTTTTTGTGCGATTTTTTGTTTTTTTCGGCCAAAAAGGCGCCCGGCGCCCTTTTGGCGCCATGCGCCTTTTTTAAACATTGGCAAAACGCCTGTTTTGCGGTATATTCAATAGAACGAGGTACACCTGTATGTCCAATACCGAACGGTTGATACAAGAAATCGAAACCCTCCCCCCAAGCGATGTGGAAAAGGTTGTTGATTTTGTGGGCTATCTTAAATCCAAAAGCGCAAAGCCGGACTATGTCTGCCCCATTTGCG is a window of Treponema primitia ZAS-1 DNA encoding:
- a CDS encoding aspartyl protease family protein codes for the protein MMGTVFEEITLKNLGDVSAAERGHLAEPEIRETTVRSIVDTGAETLVISEAVQKELGLRTKRVRESTLANGEKVVCKIAE